In Stieleria varia, one genomic interval encodes:
- a CDS encoding ATP-binding protein, whose translation MRMTVMESELTHKDISPSVDYNRSVNSRPYARPIESRRPLVTTRIGFMFVLAAACTLGFALLANLYSQSQAFNALMWVLTVAVCSLSGLISMRSARTLRTIEGELRRSVGDPRRWHAARPIIGDDEITEGWNELLQEIESAQQHQTHRSPATLDEEAITLARAMRGLPVAWVITDLTGRILFLSPPTCSLFNLNDTANHVGRDLLDLLGLRVGDSETLTKGERLLSNVQMVQQRHELEINGQHLHLRIARSRLVGRSGDGDGLAWILLDSTQQELATRARDQFLMTATHELRTPLNNLQAYAETLQAEEGLDVERQKEFCNIIVSEAHRLGRLVDQLLTVGQLEAGSMIANRHELDVLPMMEYVTEQLAAHAHQKQQKLLTNFSPKMPTVFGDREKLQAALVNLVGNAVKYTQEGGEIILRCSVEENWVRIDVQDNGPGISSEEQSKVFEKFFRGAQASESDQRGNGLGLAFTREVIRMHGGEIDLESSLGDGSVFTIRLPVGGQSRSGI comes from the coding sequence ATGAGAATGACAGTCATGGAAAGCGAACTGACGCACAAGGACATCTCGCCATCGGTCGATTACAATCGCTCGGTCAACTCACGTCCCTACGCTCGACCGATCGAGTCACGGCGTCCACTGGTGACGACGCGGATCGGATTCATGTTTGTCTTGGCGGCCGCTTGCACACTCGGATTTGCCTTGTTGGCCAATCTTTACTCGCAAAGCCAAGCTTTTAACGCACTGATGTGGGTCTTGACCGTTGCGGTTTGTTCGCTGTCGGGATTGATCTCGATGCGATCCGCTCGAACCTTGCGGACCATCGAAGGCGAACTGCGCAGATCCGTTGGCGATCCACGTCGCTGGCACGCAGCACGCCCTATCATCGGTGACGATGAGATCACGGAAGGCTGGAATGAACTGCTGCAAGAAATCGAGTCGGCTCAACAGCACCAAACCCATCGTTCCCCCGCAACGCTGGACGAGGAAGCCATCACGTTGGCTCGCGCCATGCGCGGCCTCCCCGTCGCTTGGGTGATCACCGATCTTACCGGACGAATTCTGTTCCTCAGTCCGCCGACGTGCAGTCTGTTCAACCTGAACGATACCGCCAACCATGTCGGACGCGATCTACTGGATTTGCTCGGACTGCGAGTGGGCGATTCCGAAACATTGACCAAAGGCGAGCGGCTGCTCAGCAACGTGCAAATGGTTCAGCAACGCCACGAGCTGGAGATCAACGGCCAGCACTTGCACCTGCGAATCGCTCGATCGCGACTCGTCGGCCGCAGTGGCGACGGGGACGGACTGGCTTGGATCCTGCTCGACTCGACCCAGCAAGAGTTGGCGACACGCGCTCGCGATCAATTCCTGATGACAGCGACACACGAACTCAGGACGCCCCTGAATAACTTGCAGGCCTACGCAGAGACCTTGCAAGCCGAAGAAGGCTTGGATGTTGAGCGTCAAAAAGAATTCTGCAACATCATCGTTTCCGAAGCACACCGTTTGGGACGACTGGTCGACCAACTCTTGACGGTCGGTCAACTCGAAGCAGGCTCCATGATCGCGAATCGTCACGAATTGGATGTGCTGCCGATGATGGAGTACGTCACCGAACAATTGGCCGCACACGCCCATCAGAAACAACAGAAACTCCTCACCAACTTCTCTCCCAAGATGCCAACCGTTTTTGGCGACCGAGAAAAGCTGCAAGCAGCACTCGTCAACTTGGTCGGCAACGCGGTCAAGTACACGCAGGAAGGCGGCGAAATCATTCTTCGCTGCAGCGTCGAGGAAAACTGGGTTCGCATCGACGTGCAAGACAACGGCCCAGGTATCAGCAGCGAAGAACAATCCAAAGTGTTCGAGAAGTTCTTTCGCGGTGCACAAGCGAGTGAATCCGATCAACGCGGCAACGGCCTCGGATTGGCGTTTACCCGTGAAGTCATCCGAATGCACGGTGGTGAGATCGATCTCGAAAGCAGTTTGGGCGACGGTTCGGTGTTCACGATTCGACTGCCCGTCGGTGGCCAATCTCGCTCTGGCATTTGA
- a CDS encoding response regulator, whose product MSNSPAILIIEDDPVFRRVLSFTLSKAGFAVETASDGEKGYERLMRGGIDFLVTDYQMPICSGLQLLERLDNVPGYKRPNAILCTAKGLELDGEALRNRFRLTAILHKPFSPRKLSELVVDALASSQEEGVAETTAPIAPPVNTSPVNTPFGPPLSIDASTETPTLGVE is encoded by the coding sequence ATGTCCAACTCACCCGCCATCCTGATCATCGAAGACGACCCGGTTTTTCGACGCGTCTTGAGCTTCACGCTATCCAAGGCCGGATTTGCCGTGGAAACCGCCAGCGATGGTGAAAAGGGATACGAGCGTCTGATGCGAGGAGGAATTGACTTTCTGGTCACCGACTACCAAATGCCGATTTGCTCGGGACTGCAACTGCTGGAAAGACTTGACAATGTGCCCGGCTATAAACGCCCCAACGCTATCCTCTGTACCGCCAAAGGCCTTGAGCTGGATGGTGAAGCATTGCGGAATCGATTTCGACTCACTGCCATTCTGCACAAGCCGTTCAGTCCCCGAAAGCTGAGTGAACTGGTCGTCGATGCCCTCGCAAGCTCGCAGGAGGAAGGTGTTGCTGAAACGACAGCGCCGATCGCCCCACCCGTCAATACTTCACCCGTCAATACACCGTTTGGACCACCGCTCTCGATCGACGCATCAACCGAAACTCCGACGCTCGGAGTCGAATGA
- a CDS encoding prepilin-type N-terminal cleavage/methylation domain-containing protein: protein MNRTQRKGFSLIEMVIVILILGIIAAVAAPRMFGTAEQAEKNTTRQQLAVLRNAIEMYRAQNGSYPAANALPTAMTALLNGPFPAPTIGSARGDAAVYYDTDTNTSTPVVADSTAAGGWAYKPANGSVKLNVAATEEGFNW from the coding sequence ATGAATCGCACTCAACGTAAAGGGTTCTCGCTGATCGAAATGGTCATCGTGATCCTCATTCTTGGAATCATAGCGGCCGTCGCTGCTCCCCGCATGTTTGGGACAGCGGAGCAAGCTGAGAAGAACACCACGCGTCAGCAACTGGCGGTTCTGCGCAACGCCATCGAGATGTATCGCGCTCAAAACGGCAGCTATCCGGCAGCGAACGCACTGCCCACCGCCATGACGGCTTTGCTCAATGGCCCCTTTCCCGCTCCCACGATTGGCAGCGCACGCGGCGATGCCGCCGTCTACTACGACACGGATACCAACACCAGCACTCCTGTCGTTGCCGACTCGACCGCAGCAGGCGGATGGGCGTACAAGCCAGCCAACGGCAGTGTGAAGCTGAATGTTGCTGCCACGGAAGAAGGCTTCAATTGGTAG
- the nusA gene encoding transcription termination factor NusA yields MNPQDILRYVDSLHREKNIDTELVFSAIEAALQTAAKRQYGEDSNIAVQLDRSNGRVTATLDGEPLGEDQIGRIGAQTAKQVIIQKVKEAERDSLMLEYRDQIGDIVAGIIGRADGGVATVNLGNVEAILPRSEQIPGESLHAGERVRAVVFEVRAAGNRVRVVLSRTRPQLVQRLFEQEIPELSEGVIDINSISREPGYRSKVAVSSQDSQVDPIAVCVGYRGSRIKAVREELAGEHIDVVRYSDDPEVLIPNALQPAEVEQVLLCDMIGRAIVLVQEDQLSLAIGRRGQNVRLASKLCGWDIEIMTNSELEEQIERAVGAFSLIEGMTEEIAQGLVEQGYLSYDDLSVIEPDAFMEMSGLSEEDVARIVAEAEAKAEEAEEAAAEERRVRRDRERLQREAEAAGIAEPEGDATSEDATLSDAEQESDAPDAASDDPSAEPTADHPEGEDLEPDSDPEMVSDPIETSSEGEDGIVAEEKTES; encoded by the coding sequence ATGAATCCGCAAGACATTTTGCGATACGTCGATTCGCTGCATCGCGAAAAAAACATCGACACGGAGTTGGTCTTTTCTGCAATCGAAGCCGCGTTGCAGACGGCGGCGAAGCGCCAATACGGCGAAGATTCCAACATCGCCGTGCAGTTGGATCGCAGCAACGGGCGTGTGACCGCAACATTGGATGGCGAGCCGCTGGGTGAAGACCAGATCGGTCGCATTGGGGCGCAGACGGCAAAGCAAGTGATCATCCAGAAGGTCAAAGAAGCCGAACGGGATTCTTTGATGCTGGAGTACCGCGATCAGATCGGTGATATAGTTGCCGGGATCATCGGACGGGCCGATGGTGGCGTGGCGACAGTTAACCTGGGTAATGTAGAGGCGATTCTGCCGCGAAGCGAACAGATTCCAGGCGAGTCCTTGCATGCTGGTGAGCGTGTTCGCGCTGTCGTGTTTGAGGTCCGCGCTGCTGGGAACCGTGTCCGCGTTGTTTTGAGTCGTACGCGGCCGCAGTTGGTGCAGCGGCTCTTTGAGCAAGAGATCCCCGAGTTAAGCGAAGGTGTGATCGACATCAACTCGATCAGCCGGGAGCCTGGTTATCGCAGCAAGGTGGCTGTCAGTAGTCAAGATTCTCAAGTCGATCCGATCGCCGTTTGTGTCGGGTATCGCGGCAGCCGTATCAAGGCCGTTCGCGAAGAGCTGGCTGGTGAGCACATTGACGTGGTCCGCTACAGCGATGACCCGGAGGTCTTGATTCCAAATGCACTGCAACCGGCGGAAGTCGAGCAGGTGTTGCTGTGCGATATGATCGGGCGAGCAATCGTGCTGGTTCAAGAAGACCAGCTGTCGTTGGCAATCGGCCGACGAGGCCAAAACGTGCGGTTGGCGAGCAAGCTGTGTGGTTGGGACATCGAGATCATGACCAACAGCGAACTGGAAGAACAAATTGAACGTGCCGTCGGCGCGTTCAGCTTGATCGAGGGGATGACGGAAGAAATCGCCCAGGGGCTGGTTGAGCAAGGTTACCTATCCTATGACGATCTGTCGGTGATCGAGCCGGATGCGTTCATGGAAATGAGCGGCTTGAGCGAAGAAGACGTGGCCCGGATTGTCGCGGAAGCCGAAGCGAAGGCAGAAGAGGCCGAAGAAGCCGCAGCGGAAGAACGCCGTGTCCGCCGTGATCGAGAGCGTTTGCAGCGAGAGGCAGAGGCAGCCGGGATCGCCGAACCAGAAGGGGACGCGACTTCCGAGGACGCGACTCTCAGCGACGCAGAGCAGGAGTCGGACGCTCCGGATGCGGCCTCAGATGATCCATCGGCTGAGCCGACAGCAGATCACCCGGAAGGGGAGGATTTGGAACCTGACAGTGACCCAGAAATGGTGTCAGATCCCATCGAGACCTCCTCTGAGGGTGAAGACGGCATTGTCGCAGAAGAAAAGACGGAGAGTTGA
- the infB gene encoding translation initiation factor IF-2, with the protein MARIYALAKDLNLDSKDLVDLVKKVGITGKGSALASLTEDEVQRVKEHLAGASASAPKAAAKEAPVATPQAVRETIAPERRPITIASARSSNSEKPAAEKKAAKTERPPVPTSVSLPPIDEAAVTPPADEPPAQKPDVRLPPSSGKASGLAARMGRQSGVKPASQAPSKAPAKAPAKATPTKPNPNATPAKSGPLSVASRTATVGAVRGDAGDGGKIRSLDRPGSGSGSESKKNDGDRSKRREPRISVKMASLPDAPAAMPTTSSSEPKAQKPDIKLSKDAIVGHKQGMKAPLDQLAAESAEKKRGAKKVGGLTGFTEKGKRGDAAEEEDLRQRKKLSGMASVRADRGTKRRRDVDPSRSYGRDTGRSNKTLRHKGTNTAAPRKEPVAIELPCTVRSFSEAASIPVATVLRAMMGMGIMANINAELAFETAELIATELDLQLMLKETETLEDELISDIEEQEDDPDSLVTRPPIVTFLGHVDHGKTSLLDYLIGINVVSGEAGGITQHIRAYEIDKDGRSVTFVDTPGHEAFTEMRARGANVTDIAVLVIAADDGIMPQTEEAISHAKAAGVPIVVALNKIDLEGVDANRVLSQLTEHQLTPSEWGGEVEVVRTSAISGEGMDELLETLLTIAELNEYKANPDRKALGVCLEAEQQGDRGVLAKLVVQNGTLSVGDVVVCGPTYGRVRAMTNTLTGKPVEHAGPSTPINLMGLESPPGAGDRFHVLSDITQAREIAANRADAESRSSLSGVTTKVSFENFQEMLQGGRLGRQDEKVKLNLIIRADVKGSLEAIDKELSKFDHPEVEIRVLQRSVGGITLADATLASASDAVIVGFNVIPDEQARSLADERNVQIRRYEVIYKLTDDIKAMIEGRLKPEERVVELGRALVKQVFSISRVGAIAGCYVAQGSIQRGCRIRVNRDNRTIGDYPLDSLKRHKEDVKEVPRGMECGIRLSGFNDIKQDDVLEAYRIEEFARTLD; encoded by the coding sequence GTGGCACGCATTTACGCGCTCGCAAAAGATTTAAACCTAGACAGTAAAGATCTCGTTGACCTCGTCAAGAAAGTTGGCATCACCGGGAAAGGCTCTGCGCTGGCTAGTCTGACCGAAGACGAAGTTCAACGAGTGAAGGAGCATTTGGCGGGAGCATCCGCTTCTGCACCCAAAGCGGCAGCAAAAGAAGCTCCCGTGGCGACACCGCAAGCGGTCCGTGAGACCATTGCGCCTGAGCGCCGTCCGATCACCATTGCGTCAGCGCGATCATCCAATTCAGAAAAGCCGGCTGCAGAAAAGAAAGCGGCCAAAACGGAGCGACCCCCGGTGCCGACTTCTGTTTCCCTGCCCCCCATTGATGAGGCGGCTGTCACTCCGCCTGCCGATGAGCCTCCTGCTCAAAAACCCGATGTTCGCTTGCCTCCCAGCTCAGGCAAGGCGAGCGGATTGGCCGCCCGGATGGGCCGCCAGTCGGGCGTCAAGCCGGCTTCGCAGGCGCCTTCCAAAGCCCCTGCGAAGGCTCCGGCCAAGGCAACGCCGACCAAGCCCAACCCCAACGCAACGCCCGCCAAGTCGGGGCCGTTGTCGGTGGCCAGTCGTACGGCGACGGTCGGTGCCGTGCGCGGCGATGCAGGCGACGGTGGCAAGATCCGCTCGCTGGATCGTCCCGGCTCAGGCAGCGGGTCTGAATCCAAAAAGAACGATGGCGACAGGTCCAAGCGTCGTGAGCCCCGAATCTCGGTCAAGATGGCGTCGTTGCCAGACGCGCCCGCTGCGATGCCCACGACGAGCTCCAGTGAGCCGAAGGCGCAGAAGCCGGACATCAAGCTGAGTAAAGACGCCATCGTCGGTCACAAGCAAGGAATGAAGGCGCCGCTGGATCAGTTGGCTGCCGAGTCTGCTGAAAAGAAACGCGGTGCAAAAAAGGTAGGTGGCCTGACCGGGTTTACCGAAAAAGGAAAACGAGGGGACGCGGCCGAAGAAGAGGATTTGCGTCAACGCAAGAAGCTCTCGGGAATGGCCAGCGTCCGCGCCGATCGCGGCACAAAACGACGCCGTGATGTCGACCCGTCGCGTTCCTACGGTCGTGACACCGGTCGGTCCAACAAGACGTTGCGGCACAAGGGCACCAACACGGCCGCGCCACGGAAAGAACCCGTCGCGATCGAACTGCCATGTACCGTGCGGAGCTTTTCCGAAGCTGCCAGCATTCCAGTCGCCACCGTTCTGCGTGCCATGATGGGCATGGGGATCATGGCGAACATCAACGCGGAACTGGCATTCGAGACCGCTGAATTGATCGCGACCGAGTTGGATCTGCAACTCATGCTCAAAGAAACCGAGACCCTGGAAGATGAGCTGATCTCGGATATCGAAGAACAAGAAGACGATCCCGATTCCTTGGTCACACGTCCGCCGATCGTTACGTTTCTCGGCCACGTGGACCACGGCAAGACGAGTCTGCTGGACTATTTGATCGGAATCAATGTCGTCAGCGGCGAGGCCGGAGGTATCACCCAGCACATCCGAGCTTATGAGATCGACAAAGACGGTCGGTCAGTAACCTTTGTGGATACCCCGGGTCACGAAGCGTTCACCGAAATGCGTGCCCGCGGTGCCAATGTCACGGACATCGCCGTGCTGGTCATCGCAGCCGACGACGGGATCATGCCGCAAACCGAAGAAGCGATCAGCCACGCAAAGGCTGCCGGTGTTCCGATCGTCGTGGCGCTCAACAAGATTGACCTTGAGGGCGTGGATGCCAATCGCGTGCTGTCTCAGTTGACCGAACATCAACTGACGCCCAGCGAGTGGGGTGGCGAAGTCGAAGTCGTTCGTACGAGCGCGATCTCGGGAGAAGGTATGGATGAGTTGCTCGAAACCCTGCTGACGATTGCAGAACTGAACGAGTACAAAGCCAACCCGGATCGAAAAGCACTGGGCGTCTGCTTGGAAGCCGAACAGCAAGGCGACCGCGGTGTCTTGGCGAAACTGGTGGTCCAAAACGGTACCCTCAGCGTCGGCGACGTGGTTGTCTGCGGGCCGACCTATGGACGTGTCCGTGCGATGACCAACACCCTGACCGGTAAACCCGTCGAGCATGCCGGACCAAGCACGCCGATCAACCTGATGGGACTGGAAAGTCCTCCGGGTGCTGGAGACCGATTCCATGTGCTGAGCGATATCACGCAAGCACGCGAGATCGCCGCCAACCGAGCCGATGCCGAAAGCAGAAGCTCGCTCTCGGGGGTCACGACGAAAGTCTCCTTCGAAAATTTCCAAGAGATGCTGCAAGGCGGTCGCTTGGGACGACAAGACGAAAAGGTCAAATTGAACTTGATCATTCGTGCCGACGTGAAGGGATCGTTGGAAGCGATCGACAAGGAGCTCAGCAAGTTTGATCATCCGGAAGTCGAGATTCGAGTCTTGCAACGTTCGGTCGGTGGCATCACGCTCGCCGACGCTACGTTGGCCTCTGCGTCCGACGCGGTGATCGTCGGATTCAACGTGATCCCCGATGAACAGGCTCGGTCGCTTGCCGATGAACGGAACGTCCAGATTCGTCGATACGAGGTGATCTACAAGCTCACCGACGACATCAAGGCGATGATCGAAGGACGGCTCAAGCCAGAAGAACGTGTTGTCGAGCTTGGACGTGCGTTGGTCAAACAAGTCTTCTCGATCAGCCGCGTCGGTGCGATCGCCGGTTGCTATGTGGCACAAGGCTCCATCCAACGTGGCTGCCGAATTCGCGTCAACCGTGACAACCGAACCATTGGCGACTATCCGCTGGATTCGCTCAAGCGTCACAAGGAAGACGTCAAGGAAGTGCCACGCGGAATGGAGTGCGGGATACGCCTGAGTGGATTCAACGACATCAAGCAGGATGACGTCCTGGAAGCTTATCGCATCGAAGAGTTTGCCCGTACGCTGGACTGA
- the rbfA gene encoding 30S ribosome-binding factor RbfA: MTSRRLLKAAEAIREVVASAILTEIRDPRVRDVTVIGVKVTPDMREATVSVSVMGDETQKQLSLRGLQNSAGFLQSKIANRIDTRYTPKLQFELNRGTENAILVGELLSKIKREKLEQGVDPDGDVAGEEPLDDESGNDESTQNDESVD, from the coding sequence GTGACTAGTCGTCGATTACTCAAAGCTGCGGAAGCAATCCGCGAAGTCGTCGCGTCGGCGATCTTGACCGAAATCCGTGATCCACGCGTTCGTGACGTCACGGTTATCGGCGTCAAGGTCACGCCTGATATGCGAGAAGCCACCGTGTCGGTCAGTGTGATGGGCGACGAAACACAAAAGCAACTTTCGCTGCGTGGTCTACAGAACTCGGCCGGATTCCTGCAAAGCAAAATTGCCAACCGCATCGATACGCGTTACACCCCCAAGCTGCAGTTCGAATTGAACCGTGGCACCGAGAACGCCATTTTGGTGGGTGAATTGCTAAGTAAAATCAAACGCGAAAAACTGGAACAGGGCGTGGACCCCGATGGTGACGTTGCGGGCGAAGAACCCCTCGACGATGAATCGGGTAACGACGAATCAACACAGAACGATGAATCGGTCGATTGA
- a CDS encoding YebC/PmpR family DNA-binding transcriptional regulator, giving the protein MAGHSKWANIQHRKGRVDAARGRLWSKLSKAIIVAAQSGGGDPSSNFRLRKAIEDAKAVSMPKDNITRAIKRGTGELGGGRMEELVYEGYGPGGVAVMCEILTDNRNRTAPELRSLFSKLGGELGKTGCVAYLFDRKGLFVFSAEDHDEETITMVALENGAEDVDVSEDGSIQVTCSPENYDALDDAFSAAELQPEMKSVSQIPQTTVDVDVSTGKKVLRLLEQLDEHDDIQNVSTNLNITDELMADD; this is encoded by the coding sequence ATGGCAGGCCATTCCAAGTGGGCGAACATCCAACACCGCAAGGGGCGTGTGGATGCAGCCAGAGGCAGACTCTGGAGCAAGCTCAGTAAGGCGATCATCGTCGCTGCTCAATCTGGCGGAGGGGACCCGAGCTCCAATTTCCGTTTGCGTAAGGCGATCGAAGACGCCAAAGCGGTCAGCATGCCGAAAGACAATATCACCCGTGCGATCAAACGCGGAACGGGTGAACTCGGCGGCGGACGCATGGAGGAGCTGGTCTACGAGGGCTACGGTCCCGGCGGCGTCGCGGTGATGTGCGAGATCCTGACGGATAACCGCAATCGCACCGCCCCCGAACTGCGATCTCTGTTTTCAAAGCTTGGTGGGGAACTCGGTAAAACCGGTTGCGTCGCCTATCTGTTCGATCGCAAAGGGCTGTTCGTCTTCAGTGCCGAGGACCACGACGAAGAAACCATCACGATGGTTGCGTTGGAAAATGGTGCAGAGGATGTGGACGTCAGCGAGGACGGCAGCATCCAAGTGACATGCAGCCCCGAAAACTACGATGCCCTGGACGATGCTTTCTCGGCCGCCGAATTGCAGCCTGAGATGAAATCTGTCTCGCAAATCCCCCAAACCACCGTCGATGTCGACGTTTCGACAGGTAAGAAAGTTCTACGTCTGCTGGAACAGTTGGACGAGCACGACGATATTCAGAACGTCAGCACGAATCTGAACATCACTGACGAACTGATGGCGGACGACTAG
- the nagB gene encoding glucosamine-6-phosphate deaminase, translated as MSSSLQSKTQRFSPNVIVVGDSSSVSRRTAEMIASCLRSHPNCVLGLATGGTPVGTYDELTRMHLADGLDFSQVTSFNLDEYIGLSAEHPQSFRYFMQENLFSRVNFCREKTHVPNGVSSDVERECRDYEAMIARSGGIDLQLLGIGHNGHIAFNEPGSSLQSRTRQVALTEETIQNNARFFESIDDVPNTAITMGIGTIMEAKRILLIAFGEGKAEAIERMVAGEPTLDHPASLLQFHSDVTVIIDSAAGAKLSEV; from the coding sequence ATGAGTTCCAGTTTACAGTCTAAAACACAGCGTTTTTCGCCCAACGTCATCGTTGTCGGTGATAGTTCATCGGTCTCCCGTCGGACCGCCGAGATGATCGCGAGTTGTCTACGCTCCCATCCCAACTGCGTGCTCGGATTGGCAACCGGAGGGACTCCAGTCGGGACTTACGACGAACTGACCAGAATGCATCTGGCGGACGGCTTGGATTTTTCTCAGGTAACTTCTTTCAATCTCGATGAATACATTGGGCTCAGCGCGGAGCACCCGCAGAGCTTTCGATACTTCATGCAAGAGAACTTGTTTAGCAGAGTGAACTTCTGTCGCGAAAAGACCCACGTTCCAAATGGTGTGTCCAGCGACGTTGAGAGGGAGTGCCGGGACTACGAGGCGATGATCGCACGTAGCGGCGGCATCGACCTGCAATTGCTGGGCATCGGGCACAACGGTCACATTGCTTTTAACGAACCCGGTTCGTCGCTGCAGAGCCGCACGCGTCAAGTTGCTTTGACCGAGGAGACGATCCAGAACAACGCGAGATTTTTTGAATCCATTGACGACGTACCCAATACCGCGATCACGATGGGCATTGGGACGATCATGGAAGCCAAACGGATCCTGCTGATTGCGTTCGGAGAGGGAAAAGCTGAGGCGATCGAGCGAATGGTCGCCGGTGAACCCACACTGGATCATCCTGCCTCGCTGCTGCAATTCCACAGCGATGTGACGGTCATCATCGACTCGGCTGCGGGAGCGAAACTGAGTGAGGTTTGA
- a CDS encoding HD domain-containing protein, which translates to MIPELQSPHRSQSLVRIPPDTGVPLTDRVRRVVDTTAMQRLSRISQLGMVSLVYPGATHSRMEHSLGVYYNALRFLTRFIDDPALKDFISVRDVDAFVLAALVHDVGHWPYCHPIEDMRLEGMDQHESRVRRWLTKDELADCIEEDWQCDVTDVCELLEGKFDQTGDSSQRTKGFFHSCLSGPVDVDKLDYLGRDSLHAGVPYGRNFDVSRLIDSLCVHPDRFTLAVGEKGLTAAEMMVFSRYIMFSEVYWHHTVRSATAMLQRSVFLLQNRMDLEASFHLTQSEWITLLQRAAEGSIAEPLVQGIFGRRRELYKRVAQFSVNAGASLHQKLARRPYWWLVACSERLAELISQSTGVMVAAADILLDAPPVKLEVDINVDIVSRDGTTASLGDMSPVVAVLAHRQFDDHVKRVRVFVRPALRDQLRQRLPDAQSWAEQVELAIEITEAEWV; encoded by the coding sequence GTGATTCCCGAGCTTCAATCACCGCATCGATCCCAGTCTCTCGTTCGAATTCCACCCGACACAGGTGTGCCTCTCACCGACCGGGTTCGACGTGTCGTGGACACCACCGCGATGCAGCGATTGAGTCGGATCAGCCAACTGGGAATGGTCAGTCTGGTTTATCCCGGTGCGACCCATTCTCGCATGGAGCATTCGCTGGGAGTCTATTACAACGCGTTGAGGTTCCTGACACGTTTCATCGACGATCCTGCATTAAAGGATTTCATCAGCGTTCGTGATGTCGACGCGTTTGTCTTGGCGGCGTTGGTCCATGACGTGGGGCATTGGCCGTATTGCCACCCGATCGAGGACATGCGGTTGGAGGGAATGGACCAGCATGAATCACGGGTTCGACGCTGGCTGACGAAGGATGAGCTGGCCGATTGCATCGAGGAAGACTGGCAATGCGATGTGACTGATGTTTGTGAATTGTTGGAGGGCAAATTTGATCAGACCGGTGACTCAAGCCAGCGAACCAAAGGTTTTTTTCACAGTTGTCTCAGTGGCCCCGTCGACGTCGACAAGCTCGACTATTTGGGGCGAGACAGTTTGCACGCCGGCGTTCCTTATGGTCGGAATTTTGATGTCAGCCGGTTGATCGATTCCCTCTGCGTCCATCCTGATCGTTTTACGTTGGCGGTCGGAGAAAAAGGCCTGACGGCGGCAGAGATGATGGTGTTTTCACGATACATCATGTTCAGCGAAGTCTACTGGCATCACACCGTTCGCTCCGCGACCGCGATGCTGCAACGCAGCGTGTTCCTGCTTCAGAACCGGATGGATTTGGAAGCGTCGTTTCATCTGACGCAGAGCGAATGGATCACTCTGCTACAACGCGCCGCTGAAGGCAGCATTGCCGAACCATTGGTCCAAGGAATCTTTGGCCGCCGCCGTGAACTCTACAAACGTGTCGCCCAGTTCAGCGTCAATGCGGGGGCGTCATTGCACCAAAAGCTTGCTCGACGGCCCTACTGGTGGTTGGTTGCTTGCAGCGAGCGGCTTGCTGAACTGATCTCACAATCGACAGGCGTCATGGTGGCTGCCGCTGACATCCTGCTGGACGCTCCGCCTGTTAAACTGGAGGTGGATATCAACGTCGATATTGTCAGTCGTGACGGAACAACCGCTAGCTTGGGCGACATGTCGCCCGTGGTCGCCGTCCTCGCCCACAGGCAGTTCGACGATCACGTCAAACGTGTCAGAGTCTTTGTGCGGCCCGCTCTGCGAGACCAACTCAGGCAGCGATTACCGGACGCCCAATCGTGGGCAGAACAAGTTGAATTAGCGATCGAAATAACCGAGGCGGAATGGGTCTGA
- a CDS encoding tRNA (cytidine(34)-2'-O)-methyltransferase, with protein MNEPKLNSPGPAAHVVLYQPEIPQNTGNIGRTCVATGSKLWIVRPMAFQIDEKRVRRAGLDYWQHLDYEDVANWEELTSRLAGKRMFFFSRFSKKLLWEEPLQHGDVFVFGRETSGLPESILPPGDTRGLRLPTTPQVRSLNLATTVGVVLYEQMRQLNAGGILPPMG; from the coding sequence GTGAATGAACCCAAGTTAAACTCTCCAGGACCCGCCGCGCATGTCGTCCTGTACCAGCCCGAGATTCCTCAGAACACAGGGAATATTGGTCGAACCTGTGTCGCGACGGGTTCTAAACTCTGGATTGTGCGTCCCATGGCGTTCCAAATCGACGAAAAAAGGGTTCGTCGGGCGGGGTTGGATTATTGGCAACACCTGGACTATGAGGATGTGGCAAACTGGGAGGAGCTGACGTCACGACTTGCCGGAAAACGCATGTTTTTCTTCTCGCGATTCTCCAAGAAATTGCTTTGGGAGGAACCGTTGCAGCATGGCGATGTCTTCGTCTTTGGACGGGAAACCAGCGGATTGCCTGAATCCATTCTGCCACCCGGAGACACCCGTGGTTTGAGGCTGCCCACGACCCCACAGGTTCGAAGCCTCAATTTGGCCACCACGGTCGGCGTGGTTTTGTATGAACAAATGCGTCAACTGAATGCCGGTGGCATTTTGCCGCCGATGGGTTGA